A window of Oncorhynchus kisutch isolate 150728-3 linkage group LG10, Okis_V2, whole genome shotgun sequence contains these coding sequences:
- the LOC109897476 gene encoding mesoderm induction early response protein 2-like — MGSGDHRRSLVEILRQGYEESRALVELQNSLGASQSQGHPMKMAARPQNGSEIPLEDLLSLCGYEVSDPLLQQDREPNELAASLPDMTLDKDQIAKDLFSGEDEEESSADDLTLSVTSHASDLLFRRHLRAHSMADGDKGTFVSSSEDVSDDDDDNTSIPSNDERKDIMVGSMYQAKIPPLSPYSYQERVYENEDQLLWTPDMLPGQAVKEFLLSAQRRGGQDGTVDTLINGDIIKDNEQALYELVKCSFNAEEALRRMRFNVKVFSEELCAWSEEECRNFEHGYRVHGKNFHLIQANKVRTRSVGECVEYYYMWKKSDRHEYFTQQTTKLGRKKYSLQSGSMEDGEQDGEVGEMEGCSQIQLPSHHPIIDLDKQGGGPSPSQTNAPLSLKALSSLHTGHSNQAGPQDAEMGMEVLELCGAPCPSPLREQLFSHFSPLPPLENLQQEPSLNCSSPGHSPTSPPAQLHLSSLPCCSSPCPPAEPPLLGSGFYQLQLGPFLPDGLSMGPEDGDSQGLQIDFSLPSIPQTSPAIAPSVSITSDFGAISSYLCPSALCPSPVQHPRSLTQ; from the exons ggcAGTGAGATTCCCCTGGAGGACCTGCTGTCTCTGTGTGGGTATGAGGTGTCTGATCCCCTCCTGCAGCAGGACAGGGAGCCCAACGAGCTAGCAGCCAGTCTGCCTGACATGACACTGGACAAG GACCAGATTGCTAAAGATCTGTTCTcaggagaggatgaagaggagtcATCAGCTGAtgacctcactctctctgtcacctccCACGCCTCTGACCTCCTCTTCCGCCGCCACCTAAGAG CCCATTCCATGGCAGATGGAGACAAAGGCACCTTCGTCAGCTCCTCAGAAGATGTCTCAGATGATGATGACGACAACACCTCCATTCCATCCAATGATGAACGCAAG GACATCATGGTGGGCTCAATGTACCAAGCCAAAATCCCTCCTCTCAGCCCATACTCATACCAGGAGAGAG TCTATGAGAATGAGGACCAGCTCCTGTGGACCCCAGACATGTTGCCAGGCCAGGCTGTAAAGGAGTTCCTGCTAAGTGCCCAGAGACGGGGAGGTCAGGACGGGACTGTAGACACCCTCATCAACGGGGACATAATCAAAGACAATGAACAA GCTCTGTATGAGCTGGTGAAATGCAGCTTTAATGCAGAGGAGGCACTCAGACGAATGCGCTTTAATGTGAAAGTATTCAGCG AGGAGCTGTGTGCCTGGAGCGAGGAGGAATGTCGAAACTTTGAACATGGCTATCGAGTTCATGGGAAGAACTTCCACCTCATTCAGGCCAATAAG GTACGCACGCGTTCGGTGGGGGAGTGTGTGGAGTATTACTACATGTGGAAGAAGTCGGATCGCCACGAGTACTTCACCCAGCAGACCACTAAGCTGGGCCGCAAGAAGTACAGTCTGCAGTCAGGGAGCAT GGAGGATGGAGAGCAGGATGGAGAGGTTGGGGAGATGGAGGGGTGCTCCCAGATTCAGCTCCCCTCACATCACCCAATCATAGATCTGGACAAGCAAG GAGGAGGGCCGTCCCCGTCGCAGACGAACGCCCCGCTTTCTCTTAAAGCCCTGAGCTCACTGCACACAGGCCACTCTAACCAGGCAGGGCCACAAG ATGCTGAGATGGGGATGGAGGTGTTGGAGCTGTGTGGCGCTCCTTGCCCCAGCCCACTGAGGGAGCAGCTGTTCAGCCacttctctccactcccccctctggAGAACCTGCAGCAGGAGCCCTCTCTGAACTGTTCCAGCCCAGGCCACAGTCCCACCTCGCCTCCTGCCCAGCTCCACCTCTCCTCACTGCCCTGCTGCAGCTCCCCTTGCCCCCCAGCGGAGCCTCCTCTCCTGGGTTCTGGCTTCTACCAGCTGCAGCTAGGGCCTTTCCTTCCAGATGGCCTGTCCATGGGGCCAGAGGATGGGGACTCCCAGGGGTTGCAGATAGATTTCTCCCTGCCCTCCATCCCCCAGACCTCACCCGCCATTGCCCCCTCAGTCTCTATCACTTCTGACTTTGGGGCCATCAGCAGTTACCTGTGTCCCTCAGCCCTGTGCCCCTCTCCCGTCCAGCACCCCCGCTCTCTCACACAGTAA